CTGCTCGGCCTCGGCCGCCTTGTGAGCCAGCAGCTTGGCTTCCTCCTCGGCGATCTGAGCTTTCTCCGCCAGCAGGTCGGCCGTCTCCTCCGAGCGTAGCTGAAGGATGACCCCGCGTTAACTCAGGGTAGCGGGCGGGCAATTCTCCTCAGCGTGAAGCTCACCAGCGCCTCGTTGGCCAGACGCGCCTCATCCTGCAGCTGGAACAGCCTCCGTTCCATCTCCTCTTTGGCTCGCTCAGCCTCCTCCCGCATCTGCTTCTCCCGCGACAGGATCTGCCGCTCCATCTGGAGGAAGAAGGTGAGACTGTCAGAGCGACCGGCTTCCGTCAGTGTGCTCACTGCAGCCCAGCGGCCGGCTGACATTCTCACCTTCTTGCGGGCCTTCTCCTCTTTGGCCTGCGCCTTCATCTGCTGCACCTCGATGGAGTCCACCTTCCTCCTCCGCATGAACAGATCGTGGTTGCCGATGCACAGCTGCAGGATCTGAGGACCCAAAGACGGCGTCAAGTCTGGACGGGATCTCGGCAGCGCTCGGACTCACCAGCTTGTTGACTCGCAGCTGAGACGAGTAGAACTTGAAGACGTCTTTCTTCTTGTCCAGAGGCTTGATGGTGAACTGCAAAGGCGAACAGCATTGTCACAAGATGAAAGGCAAAAGGAGGAAGGCTCTGAAGGTGCTCGCCTCTTTCTCGCTGTAGGAGATGTTGCGAATGCCGCTCCATGGAAAAGACTTGTTGGGGGTGAGCTTGCTGTTGGGGCTGTAGATATGAAGACCCTGCGCGTCCACGCCCAGCAGCAGGTCCGTGTCGCGCTTGTTTTGCTACGGCCAAGAAACTTACCAGTTAGTGGGCTGTGCGCCAGAAGAGACGCGGCCCCCACGAGAGCACTCACGGTGATGTCGAAGTAGCTGACGCCGTACATCTCGAGGTCCTGAGCGATCTTCAGGTATTCCATCTCCGCCTCGTCCCTGCCGGGAATCACGCCGACGTCAGCGACAACATGGCCGACCAGCGCCTGCCCCCCTGTGCTGAACGTTACCTGGCGATGCCCCGGTGCTCGGCATACCAGGCCGTGATCTTCTCCTCCCACATGTCTGCGGTCATCTGGTACTGCATCAGCACctgacggcaaaaaaaaaaaaagattggaccTTATTAAACCCAGTACGACACTTTGTCTTTGTCCATCACTTACTGTTTTGGGGAGAAGTTCATCCTGCGCCAGGAAACCCGGCTTGTGGAAGTTGGGGTCGTAGTCGCCGTACTGGAACAAGCAAAGGGGTAAAATTGTCCGTCTGTCGTTAAAGAAGCGACGTTAAAGTAACTTTGCTGCCCTTACTTTGGCTTGGACGGCATACGAGGCCAGAAGAACAGAAGCTTCGGGAGAGCAGAAAATCTCCTCATCCAAGATTTGTTTTTTCACCTGAAACAAAAGCATCACTCAAAGACATCAACAAAAACTGCAAATGAACTTGAATTGACTTTGTGTCAAAAGAGGAGaataagccccgccccctcttaTATGTTTCTGTCATCCCACTAGTCTGTTGAATAtcacatttgtggaatatgaccGAAGCAGCAAAGTGGAGCCATTTTGAGCCATCTCAGGGGCAGCCACTTGCTGTGcacagaaaatgacatcacagcgcCAAAGGGCTCGGCGTGCCAACGTCAGGTGAGcaaacccagaaaacaggtGAGCCGTGACGATGGTTCGCTGAGCCCTACTGAGCGGCCAACGCTTACTTGACAATGTTGGAATCTAACACTTCTCTGAGGAATGCTGGCTGCCCCCTTGGGACGGCTCCGAAAGGTCGGGTGTTGCTGCTTCATTCATATTGCAGGATGGCAATATTCGACCCAGAGGGACTGCAGAGAACATCTTTCGCACTTCACTTGCGCTTTCGATAGAGAACCTGTAAGAAGAAGAGGTGCTGTGTGATTTCTTGGACGAGCTCTTCCTCAACTTTCTCTGGAAAGAATTTGGCCAGGAAGTGAAATGTGATGGGCGAGTCTTTAGGGATCTCCTGGTCCAAGACCTGATGGGGGAAGATTTAAGTTAAAACTAAAAAACAGACACTCAAGTGTCCATTTTTTATGGTTCCTTTTCTACACTCACTCGTTTGTCAGGTTTGAGCCACGCATACGTGCCCTTGACGGTGCAGCGAAGACCGAAGAACCAGGTCTCCCTCAAGCCCACCGTACGACACACTAGGTCAAAAAGGTCTTTGCCTTTCCACTTCACCTGAACgacaaaaacacaacatttgGAGCAGCCAGTTGAAACGTTTAAAGGATTTGTGTCATCATACCTCACAACTGAATTCCATCTCAGCATCCATGGTGgtaactttgactttgaacgtCTTCggcgttttcttttttaagcctAAAATGGACATTTTAGCTGCGTTGCTGTCAGGGAAACCTGCAGAAAagcagagtttttttttctcagcatgTTCACGCCTCAATAACACTAACGAAAAGATTTTCgaagtcaaaaaacaaaaatccatccatAATAATCCAAAATACACAAAGCTCTTTACCAGAATGAATTTCTTGATGTTTCTGGCGGTTGAAAGGGACTTTttgcttgttgttgttgggcGGCTTGAAGCTAAGCTAACTTGGTTTGAAGCTTCGAGTAGAGCACGAAAACTCACCGAAAGCGACTCAAACAAGTCAGCAACTTTTCGCAAGACTCCATCACTAAACACGAACATGAATTATTTACTTGTCTCCTTGCGTTTCCCCCCTTCCACAAACTACCACAGAAAATGCGTGTTAGCTGCTTGTTAGCTAAAGTTTAGGACAAGCAACAAGCTTGTTTTGAAAAAGAGAGACGAGAATTGAAGACGCCCCCTGCAGGCAGTATAATTACCTACAGGCTGCAGCTCCGAAAAAAGTGTACGTCCATAGACATCATGTTGAAATAGATAAAGCTTCGCAGGCACAATAAATAATCTATCAGCCattctttaaaagtgactttggtGCCTATGTATCTCTTTCTGAAATACATTTGTGTGTGAATGATAGGCATGACTTGACGTTTATGcactttttgcatttttgttcTCCGTTGACTCATTTTTATTGGGAGTCCACGTAAATGACACATTCAATATGGCGGACGCGCTGACGTTCCACCGCAACAGCTAGCTCATAAAGACTGAGATTATTACCCTTTGCTGTCCCTGGGCGCGCCCTCCTCAGGTAAAGGAGGTAAATTATTTATGGTTTCACGTTCAACTCGTTGTCATAACTACGCTGCACTGATTCACCCTCTTTTTTTGCACAATAACAGCGTAAGTAATATCAACAAGTAGACGTTCTATTCGTTTGTAAACCACGCAATAAAAGCTTGCTTTGCGTGTGTTTATGACGGCACATAAATTGCACTCTGACGTCGTGTCGCTCTTGATAGGTGCTCGTGCACGATGTCCGCGGACGCGCGCACCTTTGAAATGGCCAGAGACGTCGTCCTGTCCTTACACAAAGCCACCTCTGCGGAGGACCTAGTCCACTTCTACAACCAGTGGGCCAAAACCTACGAGCAGGTCTACAAAGCAATCACAATAACCACGCATGCGTGATCTCATCGGTAATTGGCAACTGATTTGACTTACTACAGTTGACTCAGTTATTTTTTGGCATCCATTCAATAGGATGTTGAACTTATCGATTACCGTGCGCCAAGTCTAGCAGCGAGCAAAGTCTCCGCCCACTTCAGCGGAGACCGCCAAACCGCAGCAGTCTTGGACGTGGCCTGCGGCACTGGCATGGTGGCCAAGATGGTGGGCATCCATGAAGAGATCCTGCGGAGTGATGTTCACTAGTTCAAATTCTGCACGTGTGGCGCAGATGAAGCGGGAGGGATTCGAGCGCTTTGTGGGTGTCGACGTCAGCGAGGGCATGCTGCAGTACGCCCGACAGAGCGGCTTGTACCAAGTCCTCGAGATGGCAAAGCTGGGAGATCAACCACTTCCTGTCCCGTCAGGtaactgtccatccatccatgactATGGCTTTTGGGCTACTAGTGAGACCATGATAAACAGGTGATGACAATAATCCAAAGACATGTTCTTCATCTGTTCTTGTCTCACCCTGCAGATGCTTTTGATGTAACGTTCATCGTCGGCGGTTTAAGTTCAAGTCAGATTCCAGTGAGGGTGATCCGGGAGGCGCAGCAGGCCACTAAGCAGGGTGAGGACACTCTGGAAACCATTCGGAGCTTTTCAGATCTAACGCTGACTTATGACCACACAGGAGGCTACATCTGCATGACCACTCGGGCTAACCTTGACAACTTGAGCTACAAGGAAGACTTGGAGGGCGAGATGAAGCAAATGGAGGACGAGGGACTGTGGCGCCGCGTCGACGTGACTGTCGTGAAGGAATTTGAGCGAGGGGTGACCGATCATGAAATTGCATACATCCCTGGATCCATTTATGTTTTTCGGAAGCTTTAACAGCCAGCTTTGAAGCTTTTAATACAATAACATGCTGCTTGTCTGTATGTGCGTATTTCTGAATCAAAAGGTTTCCATGAAGTCAAGTTGTCCCTCGTTTGATTCACGTGAACGGCCCTGTGACTAGCTGGCAACTGGTCCTAGTCTGGTGGCAAGCTGGAAAAGAAGGAGCTGGGTGAAAGCAAAGGACTAGAGAAACTATTTTGACAGCTCCAAACGTAGAAGAGCAGTAGGGAATTTGATGATAGCAACAAAAGGCCGATGGAAGCAAAACATGCCGAGTGAAACCAACTTGGCTTCCACAAATACTACAGAGGACTTTCTGTCAAACCCGTTTGACCGGCCGCAGGCACAACTTGTCAGACTTCAAGCAGCCATCTTCTTTTATTGTATTTAGTGGATTACATTTATAATACATTCACTACAAAAAGAAAACGGTTCAAAATGATCACAATTACATCAATGATTACCACAAACATTTAAGTGCAAATACGTGTCTTGGATGTTTTGGGGTCTCGGCTGGGGGAAAAATAATATTCAGAGGTTAAAAGGTTCACATTCTTATTCCTAGATTAAATGGTTAAACATGAAGTCAATTAAAGGCAGAGTTGAGGTCATGTGTCACAAAGACAGATTAAAGAAAATATCACGAGTTTGGTTAAGCCAAAGTGCACAAGTCCGCATCAAAGGTAGGATTCTGACCTTATATAACAAAGTTGCTCTCATTCTTTGGAGTGGATACATCCCGGTCAACAGTAAGACCTTGAGCTAGTCCAGATCTTGGATATGTCAGAGGTAGGTCTTTGTAGGATTGGAGGATGCATCTTCAGGTTGGCTCCCAGCAGAACCCAAATTGCGGTTCTCCTCGTCGGGCTTCAGCTGAGACTTGTAAGACGGCGCTTCGCTTTGCTCTGAAGGCGCAGAGTCCATTCGCTTCAATTGAGACTTGGTGGAGGACTTCTCCGAGTTTTGTCCGCCGTACCCCCAAGGGGTCCCGATGGCAGGCTCGGACTTGGCGGAGGCCGGCTGATAACTGGGAGGCCCGCTGAAAAGGGTGCCGCTGGACCTCGTGGCCGGAATCCTGTGGAGCGACCCGGTGGGCGAACGGACCATCAGGTATCGTACGGACGGGCTCTTGTCGGCGCCACGCGGTTCGAGGGGGCAATTGGAGCTGATGAAAAGCCCCCCTCCGAGAATGAGCATGATGGACGCCCCCCAACCAATGTAGAGGCAGGCGCCGAGTTCACGCCGCTGAGCGTCAATAGCGGCGCTGTAGAACTTTCTGACCACGGCGCCGGCCACCCATGAGGTGGGAATCAAACACAACACGCCCGCCAGGATCAGAACAGCCCCCGCCGCCATCGCCACCCTGCCTTTGGAGCCGGACCCTTCCCGATCTAGGAAGCGGGTGCACTTGCCCCCGATGAAGGCCAGCACAAGGCCCACGGCGCCGGTCAATACCGCCAACACGATGAGGGCACGGGCCGCCTGCAGGTCGGCGCTCAGCGCCAACATTGACTCGTAGGGCTTGCACTGGATCTGGCCTGTGCTCTGGACCACGCAGGTCATCCAGATGCCCTCCCAGATGGTCTGCGACGTCACGATGGTGCTGCCCACGAACGCCGTCACCCGCCACGTGGGCAGTAGGCAGCTGATGATCACACCCGCCCAACCCAGCAGGCACAGGCCGCTGGCCAGCAGCTGCATGCCCGTCGACGCCATGGCGACCGCCTGCGACATAACACGTGGGTCAGATGGCATTGGCGATGACAGCCGCCCGCAATGGCTCATTTCTTTTCCGCAACATACCTCAAAAGACTTCTTTGTGGGACTTGTTGACTGTCCACATGTGACGCGTGCTTTCTTCTCGGATGTTTTGTAGTCCGATGCTCATCCGGGAAGTCGCGGGCGGCTCTCGCTTGGTGTCACCTGAGAGATACTAAAGTGAAGGTAGATGCAGACAACCACACCTGCTCTTTAGGGAGCTCAGGGGGCGGAGCCTCACATCACTTCCTCTTCCCTCCCTCAGTATATGTGCATTATTCCAAATTATTTTCTAGCTTGACTGAAAGGTCTTGacctatttaaaataaataagatacttatgtaaaacaaaaaatgctgccaataaaaaaatctttatttacAATGATTTTTGCAACATGAATCTAAAAttgtataaaaacaaaataccccAATGTAGACAAATGTTGAAATTCACAGACCATAGTTGCGATGTGTCGCACAACAAATAGGAGCCGACGCCTTCCCTAAGGGCAAAATCGTTCCCATCCACTTGCCCTCTTCTGGGTCGGAAAAGCTGCCACTATGCAcgaccacaaaaaaaagtccacatGCGCGACAACACGCCATTAGCACGTGTAAACTGAGCATACAAGCACGCCGCCGATGATGAGCAGCGCCCCTGAGGTCCAGCCCACATAAATGGAGGCGCCCAGTTCGCCACGCCGCTCCTCGGAGGGCAGCGGGTCAAAGAAGCCGGTGATGATGGCGTGGGCCGACAAGCTGACGGGAATCAGGCACAGGACGCCGGCCACCACGAAGATCACACCTGCTGATAGACCCACGTTGTTCTTGGTCGGCCAGTCGTGGCGGAGGAAGGTTGTGCAGCGGGCGCCCAGCACGCTCATGCCCAGCGCCAACGCGCCCACCCCCAACGACACACACACCTGCGGGAAGGTAGCTTCAGATCCGTGCCATTAGCAGACGTTCAGATATACGCACCAGTGCCCGGGAGGCCTGCAGGTCACGAGGTAGAGCCAGGACGGAGTCGTACGCCTTGCACTGCGCATGTCCCGTGCTCTGGATGACGCAGTTCATCCACAAGCCTTCCCAAAAGACCTGCGCCGTCACGATGTTGGAACCCACAAAAGCTGACACCTTCCAGGCGGGCAGGGCGCAGATTAGACCCGTGCCCAGTAGCCCAAGCAAGCCCAGCAGAACACCGACAAGCTGCGTCCGCATCTCTGCGATTTTTGTCGAGAGGACATTCACACGCCCAAGCAACACAGCTTTGAGAGACACCCGAACGCAAACAAAGCCAAGGGGGTGGAACGATAGATCACCTTTCTGGCTCGACCTGATTCCTCAGAAATAAGAAGCGCGTAAAAGGAAAGGAAAATAAGAGCATCAAAACATTGATCTAAGCGCCTGCGAGCCTCAAGAGCTTCCCCTACTGCATCGGGTTGCTCATCTAGTATCTCATCTAGTGTGGACCTAGAAATGTGGACTTAGTTTTAGATTTGAGAAACCCCttccgaaaaacaaaaaaaggcaacaatTAAAGTCACTTCAAGGGTAATATGGTGATTGAAAGACAAACCAAAAAAGGTGGATTAAAGTTAAAAGTAACGTTTATTTCAAACTGATTAAAAAGTAAGAGTCCAGAGATGAGTCCGTACGCAGGGGTCAGACGTAAGCGCCCCCACCAGGGGCAGAGCGGGGCGCAGAGTATTTGACGGAGTATCTGCCGTCCCGGCGGGAGGCGCACTTTCCCAAGAAAAGCGACCCTCCGATGAACAGCAGGCCAGCGGCTCCCCAGCCGATGAAGAGCGAGGCACCCAGCTCCCGCCTCTGCGCGTCGCCCAGCAACGGGTTGTAGAAGTTGCGGATCACCACGTGCGCCGACCAAGACACGGGGATAATCAGCAAGACTCCGCCCAGCACGCACAGCACaccagccgccgccgccacacgAGTCttggctgcttcctcctccaggcAGTTCGTGCATTTACCGCCGACGCCGACCAGCAGAAGTCCCACGACCACCACCAAGATGGCGATCACCACCAAGGCGCGCGCTGCTTGCAGATCGCTGGGCAGCGCCAGCATAGAGTCGTAGACCTTGCACTGCATCTGTCCGGTGCTCTGCTTGACACAGTTCATCCATAAACCTTCCCAGAACACCTGCGCCGTCACGATGTTACTGCCGATGAAGGCGGACACGCGCCACATGGGAAGCGCGCACGTCAAGATGGCACCTAAGAAGCCCACAATCACCAGGAACGCGCCCAACAGTTGCAGGCCCACGGACGTCATCTTGTTGAGAGTACCTTGGTGCTGGCCCTGTTCCTGGTTCTGGTTCCGGTGTGGGTGCTGGTTCTCGTGCGTAAAAATGCTGACCCATGCCCACCTGCTATTTAAGCATCTTCCACGGCCATCTTGATTGGCTGGAGGTCTAAACTGAGATTGGAAACACCTGTGGGGGGCATTTAGACGCCCGCGCACGcccgcacgcgcgcacgcgcacgcagggAGCCCTTTTTTGAGAGAAATATGAACAATTAGAAATTAAACGATTGCAGTAGAGGTGGTACAACAAATCAATTcctcaacaaataaaaaaacacgcacacacaaataattGATCTCTCTTGAAAGTACGTCATGCTTTTTGCAGCGCAAACGATTCAGAACATCTCAAACACCTAAAGGAGTGTcctccacctttttttttttttttggctctctCTTTCCATACACGCACAATGAAAAGAGGCCAGCGGCAACAGCAGCAGTCGAGCGTTTGTCGTCGATCTGGTTTGGGTGCGGCTAGCAGGTTGGATGGTGACGTTTCTTTGTTCCTTTGTCTATCAGCAGGCTGAAGTCTCAAAGAGTTCACAAATACACGGGAAGAGTTCATTTCGCAAATGGTCAAACAATCACATAAACCAAATACATTTAGAGACAATCGTCACCTTCTTTTCTATAATTAGCGGCGATTTAGTTTCAAGTCAAAGCACCGAAACTCGGGCGTCAACTGTTTGCCAAAGGCATTGCTGCTCCCCAAATTTGCGTGCGTTGGTTGTTTGAATAAAGTGAGCGAGGCCAGTTACGATTAGTAAATGAAAGATTTATTTACATGTGGtacaaaatgacacaaaagaAAAGCTTGCTTGcatttgtcaaaaaaaacatggcgaaaggacaaaaaaagttGCGCTTCCTGCGGGGGGATTCCCCCCCCATCAACTTGTTGACTTTTTGGGCCTCCAGCTTTCctgaccaagatggcggccactAAGGGCTTGTCTCGTCGTCCAGATCAACTATTCTTAAACTATCCAATTTGATCTCATCAGGTGGTCTCTATGTAGGCCAGTTCAAGGTGGAGGAAGGCACCCGGTGAAGAAGCCGGGTGGCTTTTGGTTTGGTGGCGCTCCTTGGGAAGGACGTCTAGACGTAGTCCTTGCCGGACGTGGGGGCCGAGACGTCGGAGCGTGCCGCCTTGTAGCGCGCGGCGTACGAGCCCTCATCCTTGCGGGGGCAATTACAGCACAGCATGCTGCCTCCGACAATCATGAGGGCGCCTGCCCCCCAGCCGATGTAGAGGGCGGCGCCCAGCTCTCGCTTCTGGGCGCTGGCCACCAGCGGGTTGTTGAAGTCGCGCACCACCGTGTGCGCCGTCCAGCACACGGGGATCAGCAGCAGCACGCCGGCCACGATGAAGACCACTCCGCCCGCCAAGCCCACCTTGACCTTGGCTGCCGGGTCCTTCACGCAGTTGGTGCACTTGCCACCCGCCACCGACAGCAGGATGGCCAGGATGCCCACCATGATGGCGATGATCAGCAGGGCCCGCGCCGCCTGGAGGTCGGAGCTGAGGGCCAGCATGGAGTCGTAGACCTTGCACTGCATCTGCCCCGTGCTCTGCACCACGCAGCTCATCCAGACGCCCTCCCATGACGTCTGCGCCGTCACAATGTTGCTTCCGATGAAGGCCGTCACGCGCCACATGGGCAGCGCGCACACCACGATGGCACCGATCCAACCGATCAGTCCTAGGGCGGCGCCCAGGATCTGGAAACCCGCGGACACCATGGCCGACGtctgctcttttttttgcttcttcgaCTGTTTCTTGTGATGTCGCGTGAGGAGCCAAGTGACTTTCTCAATGGGGGAGGACCGGGAGAAGAGCGGCTACATATGGCCTCGCTCAAAGAGGCGGGGCCAACCAAGAAAACGCCTCTCTTGAGTCAGGGCCCGAAACCTGTTTGTCAGCCCTCAAACACGCTCACACGAAGGCCTCTGAGCAAGACGTTAACTGCCAGCACACTAACAATTAACCAAGCCCGACCCCTAAATCCACCTGGGCCAGGTTTCTCCTGAAGCTGCATGATGAATGTCCCCAGTGACTCATTACCCTTCTTACCATTTATGGTCATTTCCTGGATCACACGAttgctcacacacaaacacacgtagaGACACAAACGTTACACAAGCCTGATGATGAAAGTTGGTGAGATTGAAGGTCAAACTGAGTTTCCCACAAATCGCTGCTCTGTATCATCTATCAATTACTGTAACCAGTACAGTGCAAAAACTCAAATGAAAGCTAAAACAGTGCCCTCTGCTGGAAGCGGATAGTATTCCTGCCATTTTGACGGTGCGTCTCCACCGTTGTGACGTCAGGAGGAGCTGTAGCCTATCACAGCCGACTTTGGTTTTAAACCTAATTTGCAACTTTGTAGAATGAAGTCAGGAGCATCAGATAAAGATATATATCAAACAGAAGAGAAAGTTTTGACATCTTCAGTTCAATGTTCCCCCGAgtgagacaaaacaaaacggaGACCACAAATAGGTCTGAAGTAGAAGAAAGCATTCAGTCTTCAGCTCAGTGTCAGACGGGGTCACTTTTGAAGGGAACATGAAAGAAATTAAGCAAATTCCTTTTGCGAGCGACATCAGAGCTTGGCAGAAGAGAGAGCATCATTGAAAGGCTCAGCGTGGACTTTTTCTGAAGAAGAAGGGGGAAGAGGAGGTCATTCTTGCGGTGACTCATTCGTCAAATCGCGTTGACAAGCGTGGACATCTGCTGTGTATCCGGAGGGTGGCCGAGCGAGCCACCAGGGAGGAGAACAAGTAACGGCGCCACGTCTCCGCCGCACGCCTTCTTTATTGACGTTCGTTGAGCGCGCTCGTAAAGTGACATCACAAAGACTCTTTCACGATGAAATCCAAGGCCGCGGAAATCCCCGTTAACTTCCTGACCTCATATGGAACCTTCCGGGTTCTAGCGTCGGCGTTTACGAGCTGAGTGAAGGTTTCGATGGCGCCGAAGCTCCCCAATAGAAACTTGTTATCTTCTTTCAAGGGAGGAGGAGTCCATTTTGATCATTGAATGATTTGGTTCCTAATGAGTCTGCCTAAAACTTGATGATTGTTTTCCTCTGAAGCAACCAAATGCTCCACCTGAATCTGATCTGATCAGCAATTCTATTCTCCTTAGCTACTGTTCACATGATGTcatcatataataataatcatcataaaTCAATGATTGATTATGACTGTGCTGCCGTTACTCAATTATGGTTCATTTCCGTTCAAAAGAAGACGATACTGAACGGCCTTCTAGTCGTGTTTATCTTATCTCTTGTTAGCCGCCGCTAGCCGGCGGGAAGCGGCGCTAGCGACCCAACTCACTCGCGATTGTGATTGCCTTCACGCCAAGTTGCCCAACCAAAGTGTGTCACGCTCTCATCTGACCTACTTGTCAGTTCTCCAATGTGGAAGTGGATGAACATCCATCTCTTTGTTTGATATTTAGTTCCGTAAAATAATTTGTGGCGTTTACACAGTTACTTCCCTGTGCCGCCATTTTGTGTCACGTTGACTTATTTCTTAGAGAAGCACAAGAATGTTAGCAGGAAGAAACACTGAAGTTGTCTCACCTCAGGTTGCTCATtaaccaaaatgtcacacttggAAACGTTTGAGTTCTCCCTCGTCACAACAAAACTTTGGCTGAAACAATGCCGACAAGTAAAAGCGACACACAAAGGGTTCAAAGTTCTTTTGAGCGCATGGCGACTCTAGTGGATTTCACTTTTTAGACCTAAAACTACAAACATTTGATTTCCACTCCTACCGCAATGATTATTGTGCTTCGAATTCTGACCCAAACATTCAGCCGCTCGGCGTCAGTAGTCATCGATGCGTAAAAGGCCGAACGCTGGATGATCATTAGCTAGTGACAGCAATAAAAGCACATGAACGAGGCAGCCATGGGCGAAAGGTCCAACCATAAAGTAGTTAGCTTGTTTGAAAAGCTCCACGCCCAAGTGGTAAACAGGGCCAGCCATCGCCTCATTGGTTCGCTCATGTCGTCTCCGCAGAGGGCCGGACGATTGATCAATAAAAGCACATCCAGATAAGAAATCCGCATCAGAGGAGAATTTCGACGACCTGAATCAGAGCAGCTGAAGCTAGCAAGCAAAGCCTCACGATGTCATCTGTTGGACTGGAACTGGCCGGCGTGTCGGTggcggtggtgggttggcttctGAGCGTGGTGAGCTGCGCGCTGCCCATGTGGCGGGTGTCGGCCTTCATCGGCGCCAACATTGTGACGGCGCAAGTGTACTGGGAAGGTCTGTGGATGAGCTGCGTGTTCCAGAGCACGGGCCAGATGCAGTGCAAGGTCTACGACTCCATGCTGGCGCTGCCCCCGGACCTTCAGGCGGCTCGCGCCCTCACCGTGGTGTCCATCATCATCGGCGTTCTGGCTCTGCTCATCTCCATGGTGGGCGCCAAGTGCACCAATTGCATTGAAGACGAAGGCGTCAAAGCCCGGGTGACCATCACGTCCGGCGCCGCCTTTATCGTGGCGGCACTGGCCGAGCTGGTACCTGTATCCTGGTCGGCCAACACCATCGTGGTGGAGTTCTACAGCCCCATCGTTCTGTCGGGACAGAAGATGGAGATCGGGGCGGCGCTGTACCTGGGCTGGGCCGCCGCGTTGTTGCTCCTGGTCGGGGGAGCCATCCTGTGCTGCAGCTGCCCCCCTCAAGAAGAGAAGGCCGGCAGGTATGGCGTGCATCCCCTTTCTCGCGTGGCCTACTCAGCCACCCCGGCCAGGTCCGTCGCCCAGAGCTCCTACAACAGAAAGGACTACGTGTGAGCTCCAGGACACCACACGGTTGATGACCCAGATTCTTGTCTGGACGGACGCTAGCATTAACATCGACTTGCGACTGCTTTTCCTGAAGCTCGCGCCAGGAAACAACTGGTGAGAAC
The Syngnathus typhle isolate RoL2023-S1 ecotype Sweden linkage group LG15, RoL_Styp_1.0, whole genome shotgun sequence DNA segment above includes these coding regions:
- the LOC133167983 gene encoding claudin-like protein ZF-A89, with translation MVSAGFQILGAALGLIGWIGAIVVCALPMWRVTAFIGSNIVTAQTSWEGVWMSCVVQSTGQMQCKVYDSMLALSSDLQAARALLIIAIMVGILAILLSVAGGKCTNCVKDPAAKVKVGLAGGVVFIVAGVLLLIPVCWTAHTVVRDFNNPLVASAQKRELGAMTSVGLQLLGAFLVIVGFLGAILTCALPMWRVSAFIGSNIVTAQVFWEGLWMNCVKQSTGQMQCKVYDSMLALPSDLQAARALVVIAILVVVVGLLLVGVGGKCTNCLEEEAAKTRVAAAAGVLCVLGGVLLIIPVSWSAHVVIRNFYNPLLGDAQRRELGASLFIGWGAAGLLFIGGSLFLGKCASRRDGRYSVKYSAPRSAPGGGAYV